The sequence below is a genomic window from Dehalococcoidales bacterium.
TTTGCATCTGGGCGGCAGATTCTACCTGGAAAATGCCAATGGTATCTCCCCGGCAGAGCATATCGTAAACTGCTGGGTCATCAAAATCTATACGGGAAAGGTCTACCCTCCGGCCAAAGCGTTTTTTAACCATCTCTCCTGCGGCCTGAAGCTGGGAAAGCGCTCCGAGTGCCAGAAAATCTATTTTTACGAACCCGGCATCATCTATGGAATCCTTGTCCCACTGGCATATATAGCGTCCATCCGTGGCTGCAGGACACACTGGTACCATATCGGTAATCGGCGTTGAGGAAATTATCATTCCGCCGGGGTGTTGGCCCATGTAACGTGGGAACCCGTCCAGCTGGCTGGCAAGTTCTATCAATTCGCGCCACAGAGGGTCGTCTATCTTGCCCCGGAAGTAAGGAGATTTTTGCATTTCCCGGGACAGATTTTGGGCAGAGCCATAGTCAGCATGTTTACATAACCTGTCAATTTCTACTGGTGGCATACCGAGCGCCTTTCCCAGGTCACGCACGGCTCCTCTTATTTTGTAGGTAACAATGGTGGCGGTTAATGCGGCGTGCCGGAATCCCCATTTCTGATGGGTTTTGATTATCAGGCTTTCGCGAATGGAGCGGGGAAAATCCAGGTCTATATCCGGCACGTTGGTCATGATGTCCTGAGGCATAAAACGTTCCAGCCCAAGGTTGTATTTGAGCGGGTCTATATGCGAAAGGCCGATCAGGTAACCTGCCAGCAATGCCACTGAAGAACCGCGCCCGCGCCCGGGAGGATTTTCTTCTATTGGTTCATCTGCTTTCGCAAGCCCCTGTTCAACCATAGCTTCATGCCCCAGCTTGATGACCTCGTGGTAGAGCAAAAGGAAGCCTGCCAGATTGTATTTACAGATAAGAGCAAGTTCTTCCTCCAGCCTCTTTTCTACCCCGGGTGTGACGCTTCCGTAGCGGCGCACGGCAGCTTCCAGGCAGAGGTGCTCCAGGTATTTTTCGGCAGTAAAGCCGGCAGGTGCCGGGTAGCTGGGGAAGGTGTAGCTGAGTTCGCGGGAAAGATCGAACGAGCACAGGGAAGCTATTTTACCAATGTTTAAGATGGCCTCCGGGTAATCTTTGAAAAGAGCTTCAAGCTCTGCCACATCTCTCAGGTAGAATTCGGAGTTGGCGTGCCGCTCGCGGTGGGTTTCTTCAAGGCTGGAGTTGTGAGCGATGGCTGTCAGGCAGTCCTGGAGGCGATGGCGGGCGCGAATATGGTAGTGTGCGTTTCCGGTGGCAACCATTTGAGCGCCGGTTTCAGCCGCAAGTGTTGCCAGCATTTTATTTCTTTGCAAGTCTCCAAAAACAAGATTGTTCTGCAGTTCTATAAAATAGTTATCACGCCCGAACCATTCCAGATATTTGCAGATCAAAGAACGCCCGGCTTCCCGGTTTCCGGATGTGGCAAGGCCGGCCAGTTCGCCTTTGGGGCAGCCGGAAAGGGCTATCAACCCTTCGGCATGCTCTGCAAGAAAGCCCGGGTCAAGCTCCGGGTTTTTTCTCCTGCCGTCTGCGTGTGCCAGGGTTATCAGGCGGCACAGGTTTCTGTAGCCGGTGGCGTTTTTTACCAGCAGGGTCAGATGGT
It includes:
- the dnaE gene encoding DNA polymerase III subunit alpha; its protein translation is MDYTELHCHSYYSFHDGASSLEELAVRAKELGYKALALTDHDNLCGAMCFSRLGATLGIKIITGAEMTLKGGYHLTLLVKNATGYRNLCRLITLAHADGRRKNPELDPGFLAEHAEGLIALSGCPKGELAGLATSGNREAGRSLICKYLEWFGRDNYFIELQNNLVFGDLQRNKMLATLAAETGAQMVATGNAHYHIRARHRLQDCLTAIAHNSSLEETHRERHANSEFYLRDVAELEALFKDYPEAILNIGKIASLCSFDLSRELSYTFPSYPAPAGFTAEKYLEHLCLEAAVRRYGSVTPGVEKRLEEELALICKYNLAGFLLLYHEVIKLGHEAMVEQGLAKADEPIEENPPGRGRGSSVALLAGYLIGLSHIDPLKYNLGLERFMPQDIMTNVPDIDLDFPRSIRESLIIKTHQKWGFRHAALTATIVTYKIRGAVRDLGKALGMPPVEIDRLCKHADYGSAQNLSREMQKSPYFRGKIDDPLWRELIELASQLDGFPRYMGQHPGGMIISSTPITDMVPVCPAATDGRYICQWDKDSIDDAGFVKIDFLALGALSQLQAAGEMVKKRFGRRVDLSRIDFDDPAVYDMLCRGDTIGIFQVESAAQMQ